The following proteins are encoded in a genomic region of Zea mays cultivar B73 chromosome 9, Zm-B73-REFERENCE-NAM-5.0, whole genome shotgun sequence:
- the LOC542548 gene encoding phosphatidylinositol synthase: MPSVYLYIPNIIGYFRIIINFIAFAVCYSNKALFAILYFISFVLDGVDGWFARKFNQASTFGAVLDMVTDRVSTACLLALLSQFYRPGLVFLILLGLDITSHWFQMYSSFLSGKTSHKDVKHTGNWLLKLYYGYRPFMAFCCVSCEVLYIFLFLFADEESTSLLSVCKGILNQSPVVILVFVSTLVGWAVKQATNVIQMKTAADACVVYDLKRSK, translated from the exons ATGCCATCAGTTTATCTTTACATCCCTAACATTATCG GGTATTTTAGGATCATCATAAATTTCATTGCATTTGCGGTTTGCTATTCCAACAAGGCTCTCTTTGCTATCCTGTACTTCATCAG CTTTGTCCTTGATGGTGTGGATGGTTGGTTTGCAAGGAAGTTCAATCAAG CATCAACCTTTGGAGCTGTGTTAGACATGGTTACAGATAG GGTTAGCACTGCTTGTTTGTTGGCCCTTCTCTCCCAGTTTTACAG ACCTGGTTTAGTCTTCTTGATATTGCTTGGATTGGATATTACGAGCCACTGGTTTCAAATGTACAG TTCTTTCTTGTCAGGTAAGACTAGCCACAAGGATGTAAAACACACAGGCAATTGGCTTCTGAAATTATATTATGGGTACAGGCCATTCATGGCCTTCTGCTGTGTTTCTTGTGAG GTTTTATATATTTTCCTGTTTCTCTTTGCTGATGAGGAGTCAACAAGCTTGCTTAGT GTATGCAAAGGCATCCTGAACCAAAGTCCCGTCGTTATCTTGGTGTTTGTTTCCACTCTAGTTGGCTGGGCAGTGAAGCAAGCCACCAACGTCATCCAG ATGAAAACTGCTGCGGACGCATGCGTGGTGTATGATCTGAAGCGCAGCAAATGA